The following are encoded in a window of Amaranthus tricolor cultivar Red isolate AtriRed21 chromosome 2, ASM2621246v1, whole genome shotgun sequence genomic DNA:
- the LOC130806765 gene encoding acyl-coenzyme A oxidase 3, peroxisomal-like, protein MASSQENQITFRTRILNRHLNPNPILSHHLLSNSISFKPCIAYSSPDLTEPSPIFDTKEMRSILDSHNIGDRDWLFNLMIQSNLFNPSFRGDRIFVAPDYNHSMEQQREITVKRIEYLRDRGVFKRWLTGDSEEDELRKMALNEVLAIYDHSLVIKLGVHFFLWGGAVQFFGTKHHHDKWLKVTEDYGMKGCFAMTELGHGSNVRGIETVTTYDPNTEEFIINTPCESAQKYWIGGAAKHATHTVVFSQLKINGNDEGVHAFTVQIRDDDGNICPNIRIADCGHKIGLNGVDNGRIWFDNVRIPRENLLNSVADVSPDGQYLSAIKDPVQRFAVFLAPLTSGRVNIAVSSIYIAKIGLATAIRYSLSRRAFSLAPSEPEVLLLDYPSHQRRLLPLLAKTYAMSFAGNYLKSIYVKRSPETNKIIHVVSSALKATLTWHNMRTLQECREACGGQGLKTENRVGHLKGEYDVQLTFEGDNNVLMQQVSKALFGEYLASKKQNRPFKGLWLEHMNGPSPVIPAQLTSSVLRSSHMQTDIFRLRERDLLNRFVAEVSAHQKQGRHKEYAFTLAYQLAEDLGRAFADKLILLTSIEAEASVPAGPLKDVLALLRTLYALIVLEDVSFLRYGYLSVENAAAVRQEVIRLCSELRPHALALVSSFGIPDAFLSPIAFDWIDANSWSSVQQ, encoded by the exons ATGGCGTCCTCCCAAGAAAATCAAATTACCTTCAGAACCCGAATCCTCAATAGACATCTCAACCCAAACCCAATCCTTTCTCATCATCTTCTCTCAAATTCTATCTCTTTCAAACCATGTATCGCATACTCTTCTCCCGATCTCACCGAACCTTCTCCCATTTTCGATACCAAAGAAATGCGATCCATCTTAGACTCCCACAATATCGGTGATCGTGATTGGCTATTTAACTTGATGATTCAAAGCAATTTATTCAACCCTAGTTTTCGTGGCGATCGGATTTTTGTCGCCCCTGATTATAATCATTCAATGGAGCAGCAAAGAGAGATTACTGTGAAAAGAATTGAGTATTTGCGTGATCGTGGAGTTTTTAAACGTTGGCTTACTGGTGATTCCGAAGAAGATGAACTTCGTAAGATGGCGTTGAATGAAGTTTTAGCTATCTACGATCATTCCCTTGTGATTAAGCTTGGTGTCCATTTCTTCCTCTG GGGTGGTGCAGTCCAGTTTTTTGGTACAAAACATCATCATGACAAATGGCTGAAAGTTACCGAGGATTATGGCATGAAGGGTTGCTTTGCTATGACTGAGCTGGGGCATGGAAGTAAT GTCAGAGGAATTGAAACAGTCACCACTTATGATCCAAATACCGAAGAGTTTATCATCAACACTCCTTGTGAATCTGCTCAGAAATACTGGATCGGAGGAGCAGCTAAA CATGCAACGCACACTGTTGTTTTCTCACAACTCAAAATTAATGGAAACGACGAAGGAGTTCATGCATTTACTGTACAAATCAGGGATGATGATGGAAACATCTGTCCAAATATACGCATTGCTGATTGTGGTCATAAGATTGGCCTGAATGGTGTCGACAATGGTCGTATCTG GTTTGACAATGTCCGCATCCCTCGAGAGAATTTATTGAATTCAGTTGCTGATGTTTCCCCTGATGGCCAATATCTTAGTGCTATAAAAGATCCTGTTCAG AGGTTTGCTGTGTTTCTTGCTCCGTTGACATCAGGTCGTGTCAATATTGCAGTCAGTTCTATTTACATAGCAAAG ATTGGTTTAGCAACTGCAATAAGGTACTCTTTATCAAGACGAGCCTTTTCCTTGGCACCAAGTGAACCTGAAGTATTATTGCTCGACTATCCAAGTCACCAACGCCGGCTTTTGCCTCTTCTTGCCAAGAC ATATGCAATGAGTTTTGCTGGAAACTATTTAAAATCGATTTATGTGAAACGGTCACCTGAAACAAATAAGATTATCCATGTTGTTTCAAGTGCCCTAAAGGCTACTTTAACTTGGCATAACATGCGGACTCTTCAG GAGTGTCGTGAAGCCTGTGGGGGACAAGGTCTAAAGACTGAAAATCGTGTAGGTCACTTGAAAGGCGAATACGATGTGCAACTAACTTTTGAAGGGGACAATAATGTTCTCATGCAGCAG GTGAGTAAGGCATTGTTTGGAGAATATCTGGCTAGTAAGAAACAAAATAGACCGTTCAAAGGATTGTGGTTGGAGCACATGAATGGCCCTAGCCCAGTCATCCCCGCTCAACTTACAAGCTCTGTTCTCAGAAGCAGCCACATGCAG ACTGATATTTTCCGCCTGAGGGAGAGAGATCTATTAAATCGTTTTGTAGCAGAAGTTTCAGCACATCAAAAGCAAGGACGACATAAAGAATATGCCTTTACTCTG GCTTATCAGCTTGCGGAAGATTTAGGCAGAGCTTTTGCAGACAAGTTGATTTTGCTTACTTCCATTGAGGCTGAAGCTAGTGTTCCTGCTGGGCCTTTGAAG GATGTGTTAGCTTTGTTGCGAACATTGTATGCTTTAATAGTATTGGAAGATGTTTCATTCCTCCGCTATGGTTACTTGTCTGTTGAGAATGCTGCTGCGGTTAGACAAGAAGTGATCAGGCTTTGCAGTGAACTGCGTCCCCATGCATTGGCGTTGGTGAGTTCTTTTGGCATTCCGGATGCATTTCTCAGCCCTATAGCATTTGATTGGATTGACGCTAATTCGTGGTCTTCTGTTCAACAATGA
- the LOC130806766 gene encoding transcription factor VOZ1-like, with amino-acid sequence MGKDSKSCKQPSHQLLKCRAKNRVEDIQSMLNELQVARKDSRAGDVATLEEQVNQILNEWKAELNEPTPASSLLEDSFGSFSKELGQLLQQFEVEDDATSPLTAPSSARNGDSIHAPAVSGSLRDEEVRYLNHVTQQQSSQGYTPQQHEFIGPELHVSQQHGFPVFDSHISQQKFPGFDNHGFQNHILQPQDYQGFEDCNGAVNSMQGRLINNFEAPGLHNMLLNNFEMTTQLDFLHLDKHENLDSEVFINASGIEHWGLDDISDFSNMFPNVNPPPAAFLGPKCALWDCARPAQRSEFCENYCSGYHADLAVKECPPGTSPILRPGGIGLKDGPIFAALKSKLEGKDVGIPECIGAATSKSPWNTPELFNISILEGEKVREWLFFDKPRRAFETGNRKQRSLPDHEGRGWHESRKQIMKEYGGQKRSYYADPQPHKDLEWHLFEYEMDSCNVCALYRLELKVAEERKRSPKTKVTTDPLVDLQKRMGRLTAEVSAENKRSGKGKAKFDEKSDH; translated from the exons ATGGGTAAAGATTCAAAGAGCTGTAAGCAACCTTCTCACCAGCTCTTGAAGTGTCGAGCAAAAAATCGTGTTGAAGATATTCAGTCGATGCTCAATGAACTTCAGGTTGCCAGAAAGGACAGTCGGGCTGGTGATGTTGCTACATTGGAGGAGCAAGTGAACCAAATACTTAACGAATGGAAAGCCGAGCTCAACGAACCTACTCCAGCTTCATCATTGCTC GAagacagttttggatcattttcTAAAGAGCTTGGTCAGCTGTTGCAGCAATTTGAAGTAGAAGATGACGCAACAAGTCCTTTAACAGCACCATCAAGCGCTAGGAATGGTGATAGCATCCATGCACCTGCAGTGTCAGGCTCTTTACGAGATGAAGAG GTCCGCTACTTAAATCATGTGACTCAGCAACAAAGTTCTCAAGGTTATACTCCACAGCAACATGAATTTATAGGTCCTGAGCTCCATGTATCTCAGCAACATGGTTTCCCGGTTTTTGATAGTCATATATCACAACAGAAGTTTCCAGGTTTTGACAATCATGGTTTTCAGAATCACATCCTACAGCCGCAAGATTATCAAGGTTTTGAGGATTGTAATGGTGCTGTTAATTCTATGCAAGGTAGATTGATCAATAATTTTGAAGCTCCAGGTCTACACAATATGCTGCTTAATAATTTTGAGATGACTACTCAATTAGATTTTCTTCATTTGGATAAACACGAGAACCTTGACAGTGAGGTTTTTATCAATGCTAGTGGTATTGAGCATTGGGGATTGGATGACATTTCTGATTTCTCGAACATGTTTCCAAATGTTAACCCTCCACCAGCTGCTTTCTTAGGACCAAAATGTGCCCTGTGGGATTGTGCAAGACCTGCTCAGAGATCCGAGTTCTGTGAAAACTACTGCAGTGGCTATCATGCTGATTTAGCAGTGAAGGAATGCCCTCCAGGAACTTCTCCTATTTTGAGGCCAGGAGGTATAGGTTTGAAGGACGGTCCAATTTTTGCGGCTCTCAAGTCAAAGCTAGAGGGAAAAGATGTGGGCATCCCAGAATGTATTGGTGCTGCTACTTCTAAATCTCCCTGGAATACTCCTG AGCTATTCAATATTTCCATTTTGGAAGGTGAAAAGGTTAGAGAATGGCTCTTCTTTGATAAACCTCGCAGAGCATTTGAAACTGGAAACAGAAAACAAAGGTCATTGCCGGACCATGAGGGACGTGGTTGGCATGAGTCAAGAAAACAGATTATGAAAGAATATGGTGGCCAAAAGAGATCTTACTATGCTGATCCTCAACCACATAAGGACTTAGAATGGCATTTGTTCGAGTATGAGATGGATAGCTGTAATGTTTGTGCACTGTACCGATTAGAACTCAAGGTTGCTGAGGAAAGGAAGCGGAGTCCAAAAACAAAAGTGACAACTGATCCCCTTGTCGATCTGCAAAAGCGGATGGGTAGGCTCACAGCTGAAGTTTCAGCCGAGAACAAGCGTTCCGGTAAGGGCAAAGCTAAGTTCGATGAGAAATCCGACCATTGA
- the LOC130805910 gene encoding basic leucine zipper 34-like — MAQLPPKVPNVMHNDYHNQQWEGFLQQAQNPPTPWVDEFMEFSAVRRGTHRRTMSDSSVTFLEAGPPVPCVSGCGSFRLPEVNDGCKINNDDQYDRFDDEQLIMSMFGSELGRYHSNPSSTSDHNSTNEVLITTTTKEDEKEEEAESPSKSKNAKGKGQGQGVGEGSHNKGGNVAAEVDPKRVKRILANRQSAQRSRVRKLQYISELERSVTALQSEVSALSPRVAFLDHQRMILNGDNSTLKAKIAALAQDKIFKDAHQEAMKREIERLRQVYYQQNISKTENIIRPPSSSSLQQINPSQQTDNTVHENKQLNG; from the exons ATGGCACAATTACCTCCAAAAGTGCCTAATGTTATGCACAATGACTACCATAATCAACAATGGGAAGGTTTTCTACAACAGGCTCAGAACCCACCAACACCATGGGTGGACGAGTTCATGGAGTTCTCGGCAGTCCGACGAGGGACTCATCGGAGGACCATGAGTGATTCCTCCGTGACATTTCTAGAGGCTGGGCCACCTGTGCCGTGTGTAAGCGGGTGCGGGTCATTCCGCTTGCCGGAGGTTAATGATGgatgtaaaataaataatgacgaTCAATATGATAGGTTTGATGATGAGCAATTGATCATGTCTATGTTTGGCTCAGAATTAGGAAGGTATCATTCTAACCCGTCTTCGACTTCGGACCATAACAGTACAAATGAGGTACTGATAACAACGACAACGAAAGAGGATGAGAAGGAAGAGGAGGCCGAGAGCCCAAGTAAGTCGAAGAATGCGAAAGGGAAAGGGCAAGGACAAGGTGTGGGTGAAGGGAGTCATAACAAAGGTGGTAATGTAGCTGCTGAAGTTGACCCAAAAAGGGTTAAGAG GATATTGGCAAACCGGCAATCAGCACAACGGTCAAGGGTGAGGAAGCTACAATACATTTCCGAGCTCGAACGTAGTGTTACTGCTTTACAA AGTGAAGTTTCAGCATTATCACCACGGGTAGCATTCCTGGATCATCAACGTATGATTCTAAATGGCGATAACAGCACTCTTAAAGCTAAAATTGCAGCTCTTGCCCAGGATAAGATCTTCAAAGACG CTCATCAAGAAGCGATGAAGAGAGAAATCGAGAGGCTGAGACAAGTATATTATCAACAGAACATAAGCAAAACGGAAAACATCATACGGCCACCTTCATCGTCATCATTACAGCAAATCAATCCGTCACAACAAACTGACAACACGGTGCATGAGAACAAGCAACTAAATGGTTAA
- the LOC130806198 gene encoding E3 ubiquitin-protein ligase ATL41-like, with the protein MDINTTHENHTTNKYNLNNKIMITSILCLSFVILLVFLLHIYARCMLRPPRVNRAWHSTPQPDSIPMKLGLDPTIINLLPSFLFKEMDGHDQVECAICLALLEEDELVRCLPNCNHFFHLDCVDKWLSGQSTCPICRSDAAPRLSLLDREAPVHSELTEVVIVNSQGCEYDHNNLIKNNNNGSGSSSSSSFRLSSFRKIIIGRDRSPSSSRIQVCGEVDFQMQGQAS; encoded by the coding sequence ATGGATATCAACACTACACATGAAAACCATACAACAAACAAGTATAATCTTAACAACAAAATCATGATAACCTCTATACTTTGCCTATCATTTGTCATCCTCCTTGTCTTTCTCCTACACATTTATGCAAGATGCATGCTTAGGCCCCCTCGTGTCAACCGTGCCTGGCACTCGACCCCACAACCTGACTCCATACCCATGAAACTTGGCCTTGATCCAACAATCATAAACCTATTACCATCATTTCTCTTCAAAGAAATGGATGGTCATGATCAAGTTGAATGTGCTATCTGTTTAGCCTTATTGGAGGAAGATGAATTAGTTAGATGTTTACCAAATTGCAACCACTTTTTTCACTTAGATTGTGTTGATAAGTGGCTTAGTGGGCAATCAACATGCCCTATTTGTCGGTCAGATGCTGCGCCCAGGCTATCCTTGCTTGATCGAGAGGCGCCGGTGCACAGTGAACTGACCGAAGTTGTGATTGTTAATTCACAAGGATGTGAATATGATCATAATAACTTgatcaagaataataataatggaaGTGGATCATCATCTTCGTCAAGTTTTAGATTAAGTTCTTTTAGGAAGATTATTATTGGAAGAGATAGATCACCATCTTCTAGTAGAATACAAGTTTGTGGGGAAGTTGATTTTCAGATGCAGGGTCAGGCATCATAA
- the LOC130806783 gene encoding PLASMODESMATA CALLOSE-BINDING PROTEIN 5, producing the protein MVNFFTFLILFSLLLLKPIKAQEGKAVIQQQQLWCVAKNNAEDSALQQALDWACGAGGANCGSIQNGGPCYDPNDLIDMASYAFNDYCLKHGMTDETCNFSNTAALTALDPSHGKCKYASSTFSAANSTTPSTAGIIPGSEDLNSGTRFSTIQVRILAFLNLLLAVVTFCL; encoded by the exons ATGGTGAACTTTTTCACTTTCCTAATCTTATTCTCTCTTCTTCTCTTGAAACCCATTAAAGCCCAGGAAGGAAAAGCAGTGATTCAACAACAGCAGTTATGGTGTGTGGCAAAGAACAATGCAGAAGATTCTGCCCTTCAACAAGCTTTGGATTGGGCTTGTGGAGCTGGTGGGGCTAATTGTGGGTCCATCCAAAATGGTGGGCCATGTTATGACCCAAATGATTTGATTGATATGGCTTCCTATGCTTTCAATGATTATTGCCTTAAACATGGGATGACTGATGAAACTTGTAATTTTAGTAACACTGCTGCTCTCACTGCTCTTGATCCAA GTCATGGCAAGTGCAAATACGCATCAAG TACATTCTCGGCTGCAAATTCGACCACGCCTTCAACTGCAGGAATAATCCCTGGTAGTGAAGATTTGAACAGTGGCACTCGGTTTTCTACCATACAGGTTCGGATATTAGCCTTCCTGAATCTGCTGCTCGCAGTTGTTACATTTTGCCTATGA
- the LOC130806266 gene encoding transcription factor TCP4-like, with amino-acid sequence MGVKSDSTRGEIVQVQGGHIIRATGLKDRHSKVFTAKGPRDRRVRLSAHTAIQFYDVQDRLGYDRPSKAVDWLIKKAKASIDKLAELPPWDPLATGRGGSEHVQGSTDYDVGDHTGSSSFYVPQCVDDSQSIGDNMKCFFPTNTSQENSINFQNYPHQDLCLSLHTLQDPGNGNPNSHHDHTHDSNHDPSMLHGSGSSLGFDGDMGRFTRLLGWGGTGEERGGVMFNNPTLTQESGLLLGQQQGHNTGLSSSYSQRGTLQSNNYAHLVRVFGDQHHNNHQEISGIGHGQDGLMGFYVPNQIHGGPYSLSNKASSSSLSPNSSQH; translated from the exons ATGGGGGTAAAGAGTGATTCTACAAGGGGGGAAATTGTACAAGTACAAGGTGGTCATATAATCCGGGCCACCGGGCTTAAGGATCGGCATAGTAAGGTGTTTACTGCTAAGGGTCCTCGTGATCGGAGGGTTCGTTTATCGGCGCATACTGCAATTCAATTCTATGATGTTCAAGATAGGTTAGGCTATGATAGGCCTAGTAAAGCTGTTGATTGGCTCATTAAAAAGGCTAAAGCTTCTATTGATAAGCTTGCTGAATTACCACCTTGGGACCCACTTGCTACTGGTAGAGGTGGTTCCGAGCATGTGCAAG GATCTACAGATTATGATGTGGGTGACCACACtggatcatcatcattttaTGTTCCACAATGTGTGGATGATTCACAATCAATAGGAGATAATATGAAGTGTTTTTTTCCTACAAACACTTCTCAAGAAAACTCAATCAATTTCCAAAACTACCCTCATCAAGATCTTTGTTTATCTCTTCATACACTTCAAGATCCAGGAAATGGTAATCCCAATTCACATCATGATCATACCCATGATTCTAATCATGATCCATCAATGTTACATGGGTCCGGGTCATCTCTTGGTTTTGATGGTGATATGGGCCGGTTTACAAGGCTATTGGGCTGGGGTGGAACTGGGGAAGAAAGAGGTGGGGTCATGTTTAATAACCCAACATTGACCCAAGAATCTGGGTTGTTATTGGGCCAACAACAAGGTCATAATACAGGTTTAAGTTCATCATATAGTCAAAGGGGCACCCTTCAGTCCAATAATTATGCACATTTAGTAAGGGTTTTTGGTGATCAACACCATAATAATCATCAGGAGATTTCTGGTATTGGGCATGGACAAGATGGgttaatgggtttttatgtaCCAAACCAAATTCATGGTGGGCCCTATTCTTTGTCTAATAAggcttcttcatcatctttgtcTCCTAACTCAAGCCAACATTAA
- the LOC130805909 gene encoding uncharacterized protein LOC130805909 produces the protein MPDTPPETPSPPPPQPPEPKDSQESDFQNPNPNLNPTSDSEDPSQNHLPSTSEAVINQPHEEPHGTISVEDQDDPEPDNPELEEGMSADTVINIDPHENKGNKPHISSVRRSTKRKKGSKKYVNKAASERNMQKLSLGFNPIPFIPAKILDFAKHEELLKKLGLWDFAHVQFDRNIRVDLIGQLIVTYNVKNRGSYVNGFKIGVSRADLGRALKLPKKVECDLEVFPGNFLSFLDEFVSNWMLLHEDFLCTPDEIVNWIKMIKEGNPHKVDWSGLIWYMTEKELTRRVDLKDCYYASHLQQLIKVQKEEWFHDRPGLDGGVTVKETVAVEDDDDGGGDTKMVDTKESDSLEQKLEEQNVELKLGQDVDANVENTTDDDRMENIANADNVEDGANADKVENVSYCHADETEKIDDSNAMKEEDDDVNYENSDVGNKVETIDVDEKKEEDGIKTVEVADKVEDDGNPEENQDVDMMDYGEYKEEEQGQVKGLGQGPGQGQWFLDGHIGEQHFLQRCITVDVNASEDTRLEDVGEDVEDDEVEEDGHVEGFKIMSKTSMDAMTSANLMQAFETGQLPFSPTGLGGQSSLELMTSRPDNNVMLGGPSMFNHGGNGEIDHGHDISHQAQNDRHKRMRVDGNWDNKVPDFVMCIENLLQCVEKTKMSHFAGMDQAYQQLNMSQHIMEQQLVEKSSEIEELKYKLDSLQRSRQAEVSRLNRELNLMVSVIDGYRMALKQTQKTFSEFRKRTQVPDEPVYRDAALGGVVKSVAELEREQFQKELENKKACSIIHGAFRSILNDCEMKWDGEVLAKIESHNSRLMDGIKEVEQLKDHLIKRKTPSNLETQEDVEMSPIYETRGNIEMPANVETQGDVEMSPDVETRGDVEMPADVEKQGNVETPADVETQGNVERPADVETQGDVDPPVEVDAQADVEAPANVETPANIEAPANVEAPANVEAPIHVDTTVNVEDEPEAASV, from the coding sequence ATGCCAGATACACCGCCAGAAACACCCTCCCCACCGCCACCACAACCACCGGAGCCAAAGGATTCACAAGAATCCGATTTccaaaaccctaaccctaacctTAATCCTACATCCGATTCCGAAGATCCTTCTCAGAATCATCTTCCTTCAACCTCTGAAGCTGTCATTAATCAGCCCCATGAAGAACCGCATGGGACTATTTCAGTTGAAGATCAAGATGACCCAGAACCCGATAACCCAGAATTAGAAGAAGGTATGTCTGCTGATActgttattaatattgatccTCACGAAAATAAGGGTAACAAACCTCATATTTCTTCGGTACGTCGTTCTACAAAACGTAAAAAGGGTAGTAAAAAGTATGTTAATAAGGCTGCTTCTGAGAGAAATATGCAAAAGTTATCACTTGGTTTCAACCCTATTCCTTTTATTCCTGCGAAAATTCTAGATTTTGCTAAGCATGAAGAGCTTTTGAAGAAATTGGGTTTGTGGGATTTTGCTCATGTTCAATTTGATAGGAATATAAGGGTTGATTTAATTGGGCAATTGATTGTTACTTATAATGTTAAAAATCGAGGTAGTTATGTTAATGGTTTTAAGATTGGGGTTAGTAGGGCTGATTTGGGTCGGGCATTGAAGTTGCCTAAAAAAGTTGAATGTGATTTGGAGGTTTTTCCTGGGAATTTTTTGTCATTTCTTGATGAATTTGTGTCCAATTGGATGTTGTTACATGAAGATTTCTTGTGTACACCGGATGAGATTGTTAACTGGATTAAGATGATAAAAGAGGGGAATCCTCATAAAGTTGATTGGTCTGGATTGATTTGGTATATGACGGAGAAGGAGTTGACTAGACGGGTGGACTTGAAGGACTGTTATTATGCCTCGCATTTGCAGCAATTGATCAAGGTGCAAAAGGAGGAGTGGTTCCATGACAGGCCTGGCCTTGATGGGGGTGTTACCGTCAAGGAGACGGTTGCtgtggaagatgatgatgatggtggtggtgatacGAAGATGGTGGACACCAAGGAGTCAGATAGTTTAGAACAAAAGTTGGAGGAGCAAAATGTTGAGCTGAAGCTAGGTCAAGATGTTGATGCCAATGTGGAGAATACTACTGATGATGATCGAATGGAAAACATTGCTAATGCTGATAACGTTGAAGATGGTGCTAATGCTGACAAGGTTGAAAATGTTAGTTATTGCCATGCTGATGAAACCGAGAAGATTGATGATTCTAATGCCATGAAAGAGGAGGATGATGATGTGAATTATGAGAATAGTGATGTCGGTAACAAGGTGGAAACTATTGATGTTGATGAGAAGAAAGAAGAGGATGGAATCAAAACTGTTGAAGTTGCTGACAAAGTTGAGGATGACGGGAATCCGGAGGAGAATCAAGATGTGGATATGATGGACTATGGGGAATACAAGGAGGAGGAGCAAGGACAGGTAAAAGGATTGGGACAGGGACCGGGACAGGGGCAGTGGTTTTTGGATGGTCATATTGGAGAGCAGCATTTTTTGCAGCGTTGTATTACGGTTGACGTGAATGCTTCTGAGGACACAAGACTTGAGGATGTTGGTGAAGATGTGGAAGATGACGAAGTCGAAGAGGATGGACATGTGGAAGGTTTTAAAATCATGTCGAAAACTTCCATGGATGCCATGACTTCTGCAAATCTTATGCAGGCTTTTGAAACAGGTCAACTGCCTTTTTCACCAACCGGGCTTGGTGGTCAGTCTTCTTTAGAGCTCATGACATCAAGGCCTGATAATAATGTGATGCTGGGCGGCCCTTCAATGTTTAATCATGGTGGGAATGGAGAGATTGACCATGGGCACGACATTTCTCACCAAGCGCAAAATGATCGTCACAAGAGGATGCGAGTTGATGGCAATTGGGATAATAAAGTTCCTGACTTTGTCATGTGCATAGAGAACTTACTGCAATGTGTCGAGAAAACTAAAATGTCTCATTTTGCTGGTATGGACCAGGCTTATCAACAATTGAATATGTCTCAACACATCATGGAGCAGCAGTTAGTGGAAAAGAGCAGCGAGATTGAAGAGTTGAAATACAAGCTTGACAGTCTACAGAGGTCTAGACAAGCAGAAGTATCTCGTCTTAACAGGGAGCTAAACCTGATGGTTAGTGTTATTGATGGTTATAGGATGGCATTAAAACAAACCCAGAAGACATTTTCTGAATTCCGAAAGCGTACTCAAGTACCCGATGAACCTGTATATAGAGATGCTGCCCTTGGTGGTGTTGTTAAAAGTGTTGCAGAATTGGAGAGAGAGCAGTTCCAGAAAGAACTAGAAAACAAGAAAGCATGCTCTATTATTCATGGAGCTTTTAGGAGTATTCTAAATGATTGTGAGATGAAATGGGATGGCGAGGTATTGGCAAAGATCGAGTCTCATAATAGCAGGCTTATGGATGGTATAAAGGAAGTGGAACAACTTAAGGATCATCTTATTAAGCGTAAGACACCCTCAAATCTTGAGACACAAGAAGATGTTGAGATGTCGCCCATTTATGAGACTCGAGGAAACATTGAGATGCCTGCTAATGTTGAGACACAAGGAGATGTTGAGATGTCACCCGATGTTGAGACTCGAGGAGACGTTGAGATGCCAGCCGATGTTGAGAAACAAGGAAACGTTGAGACCCCAGCCGATGTTGAGACACAAGGAAATGTGGAGAGGCCAGCCGATGTTGAGACACAAGGAGATGTTGACCCACCAGTCGAAGTCGATGCTCAAGCAGATGTTGAGGCACCAGCCAATGTTGAAACTCCAGCAAATATTGAGGCACCCGCAAATGTTGAAGCACCGGCCAATGTCGAGGCACCCATCCATGTTGATACAACAGTAAATGTTGAGGATGAACCAGAAGCTGCTTCGGTATGA